TCCCGATTTTTATCAAAAAAGAAAGACTTGCTATATTTTCATCAGTTAACATCTTAGAATCAATATTCACTTTTTTATCTTCTTTATTTTTATATCCTTCAAGTATTTTTTTAGCTATATCTTTACTTTTAAGTTCAGAAGAAATTATCAATTGCATACTACCGTTGTTCAATAGCAGTTGTTTAATTCCTTTAGATATATATGCAAAAAGTTTGTCATCAAAATAAGCAGACGCTCTCATATATTTTTTTGCAACTGACATCGTGCTTGTATAAAACTCTAATACATCTTTTTCAGAATCATATACAGGTTTTAAATCTAAATCTTTTAAACTGGTCATGACTTATCTAATACTTTTTTAAGTTCATCATTTTTTTCACCTACTAAATCTAACAATTTAATAATTTGCATTATTTTTTCTTCATGATTAGCATTAACAAATGGTGTTAAATTGATGCTTTCAAGAGATTTTAAAACATCTTTTAAAATTTGAATCGGTTCTTCTGAATTTAATTTTAGTTTAATTTTTCTAATTGTTTTATCAAATAAAGAACGTAACTGCTCCGAAACAATTGAGGTCTTTAAATCCTTTATTCTTTCTAGTGCATCATCATCATCTTTAGGGGCTAATTCTCTTTCAAAATCGTCAATTAATTCGTCGAACTCTTCTTTAAAAATTTGATACTCTTGTGGATCCTTAAAAATCAGTTTTATCATTTTATCTCTAAGCGTTTGTGTTGGTAATTCAAATTTAACACCTGCTAAATATGTAAAATATATCATTTTTCTTTCTTCTATTTCAGTTGCAGAATAAATATTTTTATGTTTGGTTATATAATTATTTAATGGTTCTAAAGTGAAATATATTTTTAAGTCTTCAGCAACACCGTAATCATCTGGTGCTTTAATAAAAACTAAAAAGTTTTTCACAAGTTTAACAGTACCTATCATTTTATTTATATTACTTCTAGATTCATTAAGTATATCTGCCATTTCAGGTATACTAATGTCATCATTACTAATATCATTATAAATGCTTAAAGCTTTATTAAGTGCTTTATAACCAACTTTTTCTTCTTGTCCAAACTGTATTGTTAATTCGAATTTTCTCAAATCTTTTTCTGATATACCAGAATTGCTATCTACGTTTAATATACAAGCCTTAAAGTACTTGTAATCATCTATTTCTGGATTATCCCTATTAAGTTTTCTCAAACAAGTAAATCTTCTGTTCCCATCAATAACTGTTCCATCAATTAAGACAACACCGTTTTCCAACTGTCCATAGTCATTTATGCTTTGTTTTGTAATAGCATTTTTACCTTCATCCGAATTCCAAATTAAATTTTCAATTTCATCATTATATTCTTCTATTTCAAGATCATCAAGATTAAGATCATCTTGCTTCTTAAGTTTAAAAATTTCAGAAAAAATTCTGCCGTTTTTTTGGTTATATTTCAGTAACTCAATAGGTATTTTAAAAACTGGTAAAGTTTTAACAATTTTACCTATCACTATTTTTTTAGTTTCAATTGTCGTTATCACACCAAGTTCAGAGAGATCATTTATACTCTCATCAAAAATTTTAATTCGTTCCATTTAAATATTCCTCCAATTGTTTATCAAAAGTTTTTTTATCTACATAAAAACTACCTTGTGTATCTTGATATACACCATATTCATCAATAAGTTCTCGTAGTATATAACTATTAAAATTTGAAATCCCATATTTTTTTTTCAAAGAAGCTTCTAAATCTAATCGATCAATTTGATTGGCATTTTTGATTTCACTATACACAATGTCTGTTTTTGTTAGACTACCTTTTTTCATCGCTGTACCGTCACCAAGATATGAATATATATTTGTGGAACTCTTAATAATATTTTCTAATAATTGAATATCTTGATTCCTAATGTCCAATTCCGGAAAATTATCAAATACTTCTTTATATTTATCATCATTTAATATATCTATTCCCGTAAATATTTTATCTTCAGGGATTTGTACGATAATTTCATCCCTAAAATGTTGTATGTTTAAAACACCAAATATTTTAGTCATGTTATAATATGAAAAACCTCGACTTTTTATAATATAACATTTTTGAATCATTTTTCTAAACATATATGAATTAATAGCTATTTTACTTTCAATCATACTCTCATCAATAACTTTAGGCATAGCTTTCAACCAAGTAATGAATGCCTCTTCAAAACTTGAATAATTCACTTCAACCAATAGAGTTTTTTCTCGTCTAAGATTCATAGCTTTTAAGTTTTGAACATGGAACATTATATCTAAATAATCATTTTTTAAATTCGATTTTAACCTTTTTCTTAATAAATCTATTTGACTAAAATAGCCATCAAATTCTATCTTTATTAAATTTACTACATTTTCTTCTAGTCTTTCATGAATAACTTCTAAAATTTCACCATTGTTGTATTTGTTTAAACGATCATTCACTATTTTTCTAAGAATATCTTTATCCACACAAGTTTCTACAAATAAAGACTCTACTAATTTTACTTTTGAGATAGGTTCAAATTCTTCAAATTTTTGGATAATATAATCGATTAATTTCAAATCATTTAATTCAATTAAGTCATTATTCCCGAAAATCAGTTTGCTATAATATTTTTCTTTAAAGAAATGTTTCATCACAACAAACAATTCCTTAAAATTTTGAATCTCGTATTTTTTCATAATAACTTTATTACTATTAAATAATTTCTTTGATGTTTGTGGATATTCAAAAAGATTAAGTGCTGTATCCAAAAAATTTAAAAAGCTACTATCAAGTTTTTCTTCATTTACCACTAACAATTCATCATCAGATACCATAAATATTCCGTTTATTTTGGAACATTCTTTAAAAAATTCAATTTTACTTATTGCTTTTAATTTTAAATTCACATTTAGTTTCTTTAAAAAGAATAAAAACTTATCGTAAATTAAGTCATTAATTCTTATTAGGTTTTCACTTTTAACAAATTCTTCTATTAAAACACTTACATCATCATCTATTATCTTATTATTAAATACAATTTTACCCTCACTAGACAGTAATTTCTTGCTTAAATCACTTGCTAACAATTCATGTTCTATTATATAATCAGAACATGTTTTTAAAGGTTTTAAATGATATTTAAGTTCAATATATGCTAATAAATCTTTTTGTGGAAACAAACAAGACTTTTGTTCTTTATTGAATTGAAACATATTTAATAGTCGCTCATACTTTTTTTCATTTCTGCAGATCATAAGTGTCGCTGAAATATCATTAAATCTCATTTTTTCATATATATATATCTTTCTTCCATGAATTTTGTTATCAATAATTTTATTCATGAATATTTCATCATCATCACTAATTTGCTCAAATATTTCATTAAATCTAGGTAAATACATCAAAATTCCCTCTGATGTAACCATAATCAATTTTTTAGCTTCCAATCTATTGATAGACAATAAAAGATCTTCAGATAATTCAAGTTTTACTTCTTTGTATAAATATTGTTGAATAGATATAAGATTAACTGGTTGGTTTTTATAAATATAGTACAATATATCTTTGTCTATGTCACTAATCATCTCAGTAGATAACTGTTGAATTTCAAAATAATTAGTTTTTACTCTTAAAAAATATGTGATTTTTTCAAATATATCTTTCGTAAGTTCAAGTTCTTTCTCAATTATAAAGTAATTATGCGTAATATCTTGAATTTTAGGAAATCTTTCTTTGATTTTGTCTATTATTAATTCATGGATTCCAAATATCATTAAAGCCTTAATTGTTAAATATCGATTTTTTTTAGCTTTTAATACATCCGCATAAACTTGACTGCTATCTGGTGAATAGTTTAAACATCTTTTGATACTATCTTCTAGTTTATGATTTTCATTTAGGCATCTATATAAGCTTAAAACCTTATTATATGGATAATTTGCTTCAAGTAAATTGAACAAGAAAAGTTTTTTATCTGTAATAATGATCATTTTGTTTACCAATGTAACTACCCCCTATAAACGTGTTACTTCTTAATTAAAATTATAACATATAAGTGCTTTTTTATATAATTTCATATATATTTCACTTAATCTATATATCTAAAAAGATTTTTTTATAAATAAATTATAGAGTCAAATAATTCTAATAAAGATATTTATCGAGATGAATACTTGATTCTTATCGATTAACACACCAATATTTTACTAAATACGTGACTTTGATCTGAATACATTATATATTATCTGTACTGAGTTAATATATATACATGCTATCTATTATTTATTTCTATTGCTGTAGTCTTTATTTATCTTATTTTTCCATTCTCCGCTTATTTTTTTACTTGTTCTAAATTCACATAGCGCATCGCTTATAACTTCGTAATTAAGATTAGTTCCTTTACTATCTGCATGATAATTTGCCACTCTATCTTCATTAATCCCAAATCTTGAAGCAACTCCCATTGCATCAATGTTTGCTCCTAAAAAGATAAACTCCCACCCATATTTTTCTTTTTGTCTATCTACCATCATTTTTAAAGTTTCATAAGTGTATTGTCGACTTGCGTTTTCCATACCATCTGTTGTAATTACAAAAATAACCTTTTCTGCTCTTAACTCTTTTGGTGTATATTTTTGAATATTACCAATCTTGTTAATGCTTCTACCTATCGCATCAATTAATGCAGTTGATCCACTTACATAGTAATCTTTTTCATTTAAAGGCTCTATGTCTTTACTATCCACTCTATTATGCAAAACTTTAAATTCATGATTAAACAACACTGTCGATATGATCGCTTGACCGTCTATCTTCTTTTGTTTTTCAATCATACTATTAAAACCACCAATTGTATCTGACTCTAGACCTGACATAGATCCACTACGATCTAAAATAAATACCATTTCAA
The sequence above is drawn from the Mariniplasma anaerobium genome and encodes:
- a CDS encoding vWA domain-containing protein, with amino-acid sequence MKKDLIEMVFILDRSGSMSGLESDTIGGFNSMIEKQKKIDGQAIISTVLFNHEFKVLHNRVDSKDIEPLNEKDYYVSGSTALIDAIGRSINKIGNIQKYTPKELRAEKVIFVITTDGMENASRQYTYETLKMMVDRQKEKYGWEFIFLGANIDAMGVASRFGINEDRVANYHADSKGTNLNYEVISDALCEFRTSKKISGEWKNKINKDYSNRNK